The proteins below come from a single Rosa rugosa chromosome 2, drRosRugo1.1, whole genome shotgun sequence genomic window:
- the LOC133731240 gene encoding serpin-ZX-like yields the protein MDLKESISNQTEVGLEITKQLLQTEFKDKNMVYSSVSIHIVLSLIAAGKTSSDLDQFLSFLKSKSIDDLNSFAYNLVTSILADASRGGGPCLNFANGLWLDESLPLDHSYEKVLSTSYKAALNHVDFKSNPEGVRTQVNSWINKETNGLIPEILSPHSVTTLTSRIFANALYFKATWDDEYFDASRTRKGEFHLLNGDLVKGVRFMTSGHRHSISAYDGFKVLSLPYKRSRDYKDMRGYKMHLLLPDARDGLPALAERVCSESGFLDRHLQWNEVKVRKLLIRKFKISSRFEASSVMEKLGLPADAMVMMHEALIEVDENGTTAAAATVAQSYWALAPPPEVKEEDFVADHPFMFLIKEGRGTVLFMGHVLNPLAG from the coding sequence atggATCTCAAAGAATCCATCAGCAACCAAACTGAAGTCGGACTGGAGATAACGAAGCAACTGCTCCAAACCGAGTTCAAAGACAAGAACATGGTGTACTCCTCAGTATCTATCCACATCGTGCTGAGTCTAATAGCAGCTGGGAAAACTAGTTCCGATCTGGACCAGTTTCTGTCTTTCCTCAAGTCCAAGTCCATCGACGACCTCAACTCCTTCGCCTACAATCTCGTAACTTCCATTTTGGCCGATGCATCCCGCGGCGGCGGGCCATGTTTGAACTTCGCCAATGGTCTCTGGCTCGACGAGTCTCTCCCACTGGATCATTCTTACGAGAAGGTTCTGTCCACTTCCTACAAGGCGGCTCTAAACCACGTCGATTTCAAATCCAACCCCGAGGGAGTGAGAACCCAAGTGAATTCCTGGATCAACAAGGAGACCAATGGCCTTATCCCTGAGATTCTTTCTCCGCACTCAGTCACCACCCTAACGAGTCGCATCTTCGCAAACGCCTTATACTTCAAAGCAACTTGGGACGATGAGTACTTTGACGCATCAAGAACCAGAAAAGGTGAGTTTCACCTTCTGAACGGGGATTTAGTTAAGGGAGTGCGTTTCATGACCAGCGGTCATCGCCACTCCATAAGTGCCTATGATGGTTTTAAAGTCTTGAGTCTTCCTTACAAACGAAGTCGAGATTACAAGGACATGCGAGGTTATAAAATGCACTTGCTTCTTCCAGATGCAAGAGATGGGCTGCCAGCTCTGGCCGAGAGGGTTTGTTCAGAGTCTGGGTTTTTAGATCGTCATCTTCAATGGAATGAGGTTAAAGTGCGGAAATTGTTGATCCGAAAGTTTAAGATCTCATCTAGGTTTGAGGCCTCCAGTGTTATGGAGAAACTAGGGCTGCCGGCTGATGCCATGGTGATGATGCATGAAGCCTTGATTGAAGTTGATGAAAATGGCACAACAGCTGCAGCTGCTACTGTTGCCCAGTCATACTGGGCTCTTGCTCCGCCGCCTGAAGTGAAAGAAGAAGACTTTGTGGCTGATCACCCATTCATGTTTCTCATTAAAGAAGGTCGTGGAACGGTGCTGTTCATGGGGCATGTGCTCAATCCACTTGCTGGCTGA
- the LOC133731241 gene encoding uncharacterized protein LOC133731241: MDGSLAVKCTHTGQSFMFCINQYMSYAHLLEYICERFNFSAIDGIELHYSLPGCSIFFLRNDDDFQMLFSGAKIYKLDCVDITVLKNNGSCSKNASVSFEDSCSGIVDEDDYLTEAFRTEVQKCYLSNEWASYIQCVGQKFRGGSPEFREKLRKYAVEVGFSFVFIRNDWDRIHAVCSNWGTEGCDWNVRGYVSPANGCFIIGDLNNVHSCKGVFRKQKHELLGSKIVKTCIEEDISYNLSLKPREIISKFKSAYGFDISYKVAWKAKQKAREMIYGSEADSFNKLTWYRDAVFETNPGSSFVLEVDPSSNRFQRLFLAYAGCVYGFEFCLPVLFVDGSFGKSVYKGQILCATGKNGNHGFFPLAMCVCDSETDANWSFFFQHLKSLLEPQGRLITFISDRGVGLLSAFDKIFPGNPHLFCYKHLMHNLMTKYNCKGSSVLKDDVKRKFFELAYSCTEKEYRFHLRELREVGGADIIDSFLADLPVQNWCSAFFPGCRYGIMANSVAESFNAWFAVEREMPVYTMLDQTRIRVMQMMGERRDEAQLWTSRLTPVMEGRLKEGMEKAFRFNVHYSHTNVYEVRSKYSYVVDLGTVFCSCKKWAINCFPCCHGLAAIQAASLDVYAFIDKHFHVDYCQKCYDFPIYPISNVDMASSESSSSGFILPPNAKRPPGRPRLKRFKSRGECEKKLIRCSRCGKMGQHNKKTCTEPI; encoded by the exons ATGGATGGTTCTTTGGCTGTTAAGTGCACTCATACTGGACAAAGTTTCATGTTTTGTATTAATCAATATATGAGCTATGCTCATTTGTTAGAATACATTTGTGAACGGTTCAATTTTTCTGCAATTGATGGTATTGAGCTTCATTATTCCCTTCCTGGATGTTCTATATTTTTTCTTCGCAATGATGACGATTTCCAGATGCTGTTTAGCGGTGCCAAGATTTACAAGTTGGATTGTGTTGATATTACGGTGTTGAAGAACAATGGAAGTTGCAGCAAAAATGCTTCTGTTTCATTTGAAGATAGTTGCTCCGGTATtgtggatgaagatgattacCTCACTGAGGCATTTAGGACTGAAGTTCAAAAGTGTTACTTGTCGAATGAGTGGGCTAGTTACATTCAATGTGTAGGGCAGAAATTTCGTGGCGGTTCCCCCGAGTTCCGAGAGAAGCTTAGAAAATATGCTGTTGAAGTTGGGTTCAGCTTTGTGTTTATTAGAAATGATTGGGATAGAATTCATGCGGTTTGTTCCAATTGGGGAACCGAAGGATGTGATTGGAATGTCCGTGGTTATGTATCCCCTGCAAATGGATGCTTTATAATTGGTGATTTGAACAATGTGCACTCTTGCAAAGGTGTTTTTCGGAAGCAAAAACATGAGCTTTTGGGATCAAAAATTGTCAAGACATGTATTGAAGAGGACATTAGCTATAACTTATCATTGAAGCCAAGGGAAATTATCAGCAAGTTCAAGTCAGCTTATGGGTTTGATATATCGTACAAGGTTGCTTGGAAAGCAAAGCAGAAGGCTAGGGAAATGATTTATGGTTCTGAGGCTGATTCGTTTAACAAGTTAACATGGTATAGGGATGCTGTATTTGAGACTAACCCGGGATCTTCGTTTGTTTTGGAAGTTGATCCATCGAGCAATCGGTTTCAGAGACTTTTCCTAGCTTATGCAGGCTGTGTTTATGGCTTTGAATTCTGTCTTCCCGTCTTGTTTGTCGATGGGAGTTTTGGGAAGAGTGTCTACAAGGGGCAGATACTTTGTGCAACTGGAAAGAATGGAAATCATG GTTTCTTTCCTCTTGCAATGTGTGTCTGCGATTCTGAGACTGATGCTAATTGGTCCTTTTTCTTCCAACACTTGAAGAGCTTGCTGGAACCTCAAGGTAGATTAATTACGTTTATTAGTGATCGTGGTGTTGGACTGTTGAGTGCTTTTGACAAGATATTTCCTGGTAATCCTCATCTTTTCTGTTACAAGCACTTGATGCATAACCTTATGACTAAATACAACTGTAAAGGGTCTTCTGTTTTGAAAGATGATGTTAAAAGGAAGTTTTTTGAGTTGGCATATTCGTGCACTGAAAAGGAATATCGTTTTCATTTAAGAGAGTTGAGAGAAGTTGGTGGTGCTGATATTATAGATTCATTTCTTGCTGATTTGCCTGTTCAAAATTGGTGCAGCGCATTTTTCCCTGGATGCCGTTATGGAATTATGGCTAATAGTGTAGCTGAATCTTTTAATGCTTGGTTTGCTGTTGAGCGTGAGATGCCAGTATACACTATGCTTGATCAGACTCGGATTAGGGTGATGCAGATGATGGGTGAGAGGAGAGACGAGGCTCAACTTTGGACCTCGCGACTTACTCCTGTTATGGAGGGTCGTTTGAAAGAAGGTATGGAGAAAGCTTTCCGTTTCAATGTGCATTACTCCCATACAAATGTTTATGAAGTGAGATCAAAGTATTCTTATGTTGTGGACCTTGGAACTGTTTTTTGCTCGTGTAAAAAATGGGCGATTAACTGCTTTCCTTGCTGCCATGGTCTTGCTGCAATTCAAGCTGCCTCATTGGATGTTTATGCTTTTATAGATAAGCATTTTCATGTTGATTATTGCCAGAAGTGCTATGATTTTCCAATTTATCCAATTTCCAACGTTGATATGGCTTCTTCGGAATCTTCTAGCAGTGGCTTCATACTTCCTCCAAATGCAAAGAGGCCTCCTGGGAGGCCTAGGCTCAAGAGGTTCAAGTCTAGAGGAGAGTGTGAAAAGAAGCTCATTCGTTGCAGTCGCTGTGGCAAAATGGGACAGCATAACAAGAAGACCTGCACTGAACCTATTTGA